From Bacillus sp. FSL K6-3431, the proteins below share one genomic window:
- a CDS encoding tetratricopeptide repeat protein, giving the protein MDKNLQGIEYLQQGNYEKAIQMFTETIEENPGDPVGYVNFANVLISVGDPLRAEEFLKRALEMDDKASAAYYSYGNLYFNQEKYEEAAGMFEKALLNGSESNDLLYMLGMSMVNLGQNELSLPYLQRSVELDDNDTEAAFQFGLALARNGVYDEAIKQLEKVVEAVPEHTDAYYNLGVAYAAHFEDAEKALATFNKALAIQPDHVLAGNGKKLMETALAEGKES; this is encoded by the coding sequence ATGGATAAAAATTTACAAGGCATTGAATATTTACAACAGGGAAATTATGAAAAGGCAATTCAAATGTTTACAGAAACAATTGAGGAAAATCCGGGTGATCCAGTCGGCTATGTAAACTTTGCCAATGTGCTCATTTCTGTAGGGGATCCGTTGCGTGCGGAGGAGTTCTTAAAGCGTGCGCTTGAAATGGATGATAAAGCATCTGCGGCTTACTACAGCTATGGGAATCTTTATTTTAATCAAGAAAAATATGAAGAGGCTGCAGGCATGTTTGAAAAAGCCCTTCTTAATGGCTCTGAATCAAATGATTTGCTCTATATGCTAGGAATGTCCATGGTTAATCTTGGACAAAATGAACTTTCTCTGCCTTATTTACAAAGAAGTGTAGAGCTTGATGATAACGATACAGAAGCAGCTTTCCAATTTGGACTAGCACTAGCGAGAAATGGTGTATATGATGAGGCCATTAAACAATTGGAAAAAGTGGTGGAAGCAGTTCCGGAGCATACAGATGCTTATTATAATCTTGGCGTTGCATATGCAGCTCATTTTGAAGATGCAGAAAAAGCATTGGCAACATTTAATAAAGCACTTGCTATTCAACCTGATCATGTACTAGCTGGCAATGGAAAAAAACTGATGGAAACAGCATTAGCTGAAGGCAAAGAATCATAA